In the Methanobacterium sp. Maddingley MBC34 genome, TTGCATGGCATTTCCAAAGTGATACAAACATCATTCCGGGTAAAAAGAGTGGTTCTTATGTTCGGAGAGGCAGATCCTATAAGAACCCCTTTATCCAGTTCTATGAGTGGTGGAACCCCTTCTTTGATCCATCTCACAGGAGAGGTAAGTTTATTGTAGCTTTCTTCTTTATAGCAGTGCGCTTCCACATACATTTGGGGTTTATAATAGTTAATCAGATACAGAACTTCTTTTCCAACCTTGGATTCATAGTAAAGAGGATCAAGGGTGCTCCGGTAGAGACTCACGTCACAGTTATGGATCACCAGTTTCCCTTCATTCACATCCTCATCCCGGATCTCTTGAAGGGATTTGATAGTGCTCAAACCTTCCCTTCCATGCACTCCTCCTATGAAAAGCCGGTTAAATCCCTTTCCTTTATCTATGATTTTGAAATATGCCAAAAATCATCACCTGATAATTTCATATACGAAGGTTTTATTGAAATTTAGACTTTATTAAAATTTAGACTTTATTAAAATTT is a window encoding:
- a CDS encoding hypothetical protein (PFAM: Uncharacterized protein conserved in archaea (DUF2119)_SP), which produces MAYFKIIDKGKGFNRLFIGGVHGREGLSTIKSLQEIRDEDVNEGKLVIHNCDVSLYRSTLDPLYYESKVGKEVLYLINYYKPQMYVEAHCYKEESYNKLTSPVRWIKEGVPPLIELDKGVLIGSASPNIRTTLFTRNDVCITLEMPCNPSPDSLDVYSNVLRIFARSNSRDEVERRMKKIYPSQVETARKYALEFFGDYPPF